From a single Chlamydia muridarum str. Nigg genomic region:
- a CDS encoding thioredoxin domain-containing protein, whose product MTADRPFTNKLISEKSPYLLLYAHTPVDWYPWSAEAFQKASAEDKPIFLSIGCTHSKWCQVMLKENYENPEVAAILNEYFICIKVDKEELPHLANLYFELSQLLSVSGEVQDSPTWPLHVFLTPNLLPFFSLGYSGFSGKTGAISFIQMLEKLHVMWEDREDREVFVQQAEKVMEVASFLEGCSCKKESLKEGILKQVTEAIYRDVDAQFGGVKSFPKTLPGLLSLFLLRVGAEYQDGRAIFFVNRSLQSIANGGIFDHLAGGFFCYTIDDRWLIPCFEKRVFDNALMMLVYAEAGVYMRNPEFIITAKRVLTYLIKELLDPTTGAFYLSEYGQQWSKADIDSQYTWSGEEIRSLLGDQAEMFCEYYDISREGIYNGRNILHISPYMNRKEIAERYRCSPEELQEKLEGLREKLRIYRSEKIKSFKDDQSLTFHNGWGIFSLIKTGLILGDPECFSVAEKCGDFIAKNLCKNGRLLRRWRQGEAKYSAGLEDYAAVIMGALALFEIGSGAKWLVFAEELMKEVLVSFRSETGGFYSTDGRDASLLIKKACFMDGDTVSSNALLCQCLLKLHIISGKRHYLTFAEDILQCVQGKWSKHKFSSLGSLLAAQEYFSKHHRKIFISLGNERDREQVLDCFKGIFLPHTSFVWLTAKDREILTACLPEGERGLIPSGENPVTKIYLLDKDCGRLFSSLEHFYEFLSKQS is encoded by the coding sequence ATGACTGCGGACCGCCCTTTTACGAATAAACTCATTTCTGAAAAATCTCCTTACCTCCTTCTCTATGCCCACACCCCAGTGGATTGGTATCCCTGGTCTGCAGAAGCTTTTCAGAAAGCATCAGCGGAAGATAAGCCGATCTTTTTGTCTATAGGCTGCACGCATTCTAAATGGTGCCAAGTCATGCTTAAAGAAAATTACGAAAATCCAGAAGTTGCAGCCATTCTAAATGAGTATTTTATTTGTATTAAGGTAGATAAAGAGGAACTTCCTCATTTAGCAAATCTTTATTTCGAATTATCTCAGCTGCTGTCAGTATCCGGGGAAGTTCAGGATTCTCCGACTTGGCCGCTACATGTATTCCTAACACCCAACCTTTTACCTTTTTTTAGCTTGGGATATTCCGGCTTTTCAGGGAAAACAGGAGCTATTTCTTTTATTCAAATGTTAGAAAAACTTCATGTTATGTGGGAGGATCGAGAGGATCGAGAGGTATTTGTTCAACAAGCAGAAAAAGTAATGGAAGTGGCTTCCTTTCTAGAGGGGTGTTCTTGTAAAAAAGAGTCTCTAAAAGAGGGGATTTTGAAGCAGGTAACGGAAGCTATTTACAGAGATGTGGATGCCCAATTTGGAGGCGTTAAGTCGTTCCCAAAAACGTTGCCAGGTTTGCTTAGCCTATTTCTTCTAAGAGTAGGCGCAGAATATCAAGATGGAAGAGCTATTTTCTTTGTAAATAGATCTTTACAATCCATAGCAAATGGAGGAATTTTTGATCATTTAGCTGGAGGGTTTTTCTGTTACACGATTGATGATCGGTGGTTGATTCCCTGTTTTGAAAAAAGGGTGTTTGATAATGCTCTCATGATGCTTGTTTATGCTGAAGCCGGTGTATATATGAGAAATCCGGAGTTTATCATCACAGCTAAACGGGTGTTAACCTATCTAATCAAAGAGCTTTTAGATCCTACAACCGGAGCATTTTATCTCTCCGAGTACGGTCAGCAGTGGTCAAAAGCTGATATCGATAGTCAGTACACATGGTCTGGAGAAGAGATTCGCTCTTTGCTGGGAGATCAAGCGGAGATGTTTTGTGAGTACTACGACATATCTAGAGAGGGGATTTATAATGGAAGAAATATCCTCCATATTTCTCCTTATATGAATAGAAAAGAAATAGCGGAGCGTTATCGATGTTCTCCGGAAGAACTTCAGGAAAAATTAGAGGGGTTACGAGAAAAATTACGGATCTATCGGTCTGAGAAAATTAAGTCTTTTAAAGATGATCAGTCTTTAACATTTCACAATGGTTGGGGAATTTTTTCCTTAATAAAAACAGGGCTTATCTTAGGAGATCCTGAGTGTTTTTCAGTAGCTGAGAAATGCGGGGATTTTATCGCAAAAAATTTATGCAAAAATGGTCGATTATTACGTCGATGGCGACAGGGTGAAGCTAAGTATTCTGCAGGATTAGAAGATTATGCCGCGGTTATTATGGGGGCTTTGGCTCTTTTTGAAATAGGATCAGGAGCAAAGTGGCTAGTATTTGCCGAAGAGTTAATGAAGGAAGTACTGGTGTCTTTTCGATCCGAAACAGGGGGATTTTATTCTACGGATGGAAGAGATGCTTCTCTATTGATAAAGAAAGCTTGTTTTATGGACGGAGATACCGTATCCAGCAATGCGTTGCTTTGTCAGTGTTTATTAAAATTACATATCATTTCAGGTAAACGGCATTACCTTACATTTGCAGAAGATATTCTACAATGCGTTCAAGGGAAGTGGTCTAAACATAAATTCTCTTCGTTAGGAAGTTTGCTTGCTGCTCAAGAGTATTTTTCTAAACATCATAGAAAGATTTTTATTTCTTTGGGGAATGAGCGTGATAGGGAGCAAGTATTGGATTGTTTTAAAGGCATTTTTCTTCCGCATACATCTTTTGTCTGGTTAACGGCTAAAGATCGGGAAATTTTGACAGCATGCCTTCCAGAAGGGGAAAGAGGATTAATCCCTTCAGGAGAAAATCCAGTCACAAAAATCTATCTACTAGATAAGGATTGCGGGCGCTTATTTTCTTCCTTAGAACATTTTTACGAGTTTCTTTCTAAGCAAAGTTAA